Genomic DNA from bacterium:
TACCGCGGCGCCGCCCCGCTCCAGTGGGCCCTCATCAACGGGGACGAGGAAACGGGCGTCGCCGTCTTCCGGCTGAACGAGGGCGTGGATACCGGCCCGGTCTTTGTCCAGAGAAAGGTCATGATCCACGACGAGGACAACGCGGAAATCCTGGGCCACCGCCTGGCCGTGATCGGCGCGGAAATCCTGGTGGAAACCCTCGACGGACTGGGCGACGGAACGGCGGAGGCGATCCCTCAAAATGACCGTCTCGCCACGCACGCCCCGATGCTGAAGAAAGAAGACGGGCAGATCGACTGGACGCGCAAGGCCAAGGCCGTGTGGGGCCAGATCCGGGGCACGACGCCGTGGCCGGGGGCCTTCACGTCCCTTCACGGAAAGAGGTTGAAGATACACGCCGCAGAGCCCATCGACCACGCGCGCAGGGGCAAGCCCGGAGAGATCACGGAACTGACGGACGAAGGCCTGCACGTCTCTTGCGGCCAGGGGGCGCTTTTGGTTAGAGAGCTCCAACTCGAGGGCGGCAAACGGCTCGCGGCGGACGTTTTTCTCAAGGGCCATCCTCTCGGCGTCGGAGACACACTCGGATGAAGAAACTCATCGCCCCTTCCGTCCTCTCCGCCGATTTCT
This window encodes:
- a CDS encoding methionyl-tRNA formyltransferase, giving the protein YRGAAPLQWALINGDEETGVAVFRLNEGVDTGPVFVQRKVMIHDEDNAEILGHRLAVIGAEILVETLDGLGDGTAEAIPQNDRLATHAPMLKKEDGQIDWTRKAKAVWGQIRGTTPWPGAFTSLHGKRLKIHAAEPIDHARRGKPGEITELTDEGLHVSCGQGALLVRELQLEGGKRLAADVFLKGHPLGVGDTLG